One Paralichthys olivaceus isolate ysfri-2021 chromosome 21, ASM2471397v2, whole genome shotgun sequence genomic window carries:
- the rangap1b gene encoding ran GTPase-activating protein 1b — translation MASDDIAQLADALSKTHVGDGELSYKGLGLKLDNAESVEELVREIEQYQGLRALRLEGNTFGVEAARAIAKALESKDLLQRCYWSDMFTGRLRSEIPTALRSLGSALMSAGARLTELDLSDNAFGPDGVKGIEQLLKSPSCHTLRELRLNNCGMGIGGGKILAEALINCHRQSSAHGSQFKLRVFIAGRNRLENEGASALAKAFQLMGSLEEVHMPQNGINHTGVMALASAMRHNPELRVLNFNDNTFTKRGTLAMVQALRYLRNVQVINFGDCLVRSEGAIALAAVLREGLPILREVNLSFGEITEAAALVVAQAVMDKPYMEKVDLNGNCLGEEGCEALRETMENMDKVDMLASLSDDEGEPDDEDDEDDEDDEVSDDSNEDNEDDEEIVKENGVSRKDKSPAKLHSPAEITSFLSCPSVEELLRLGEMRTNLMQQIDVSDPHEAADVLLKIASLYNEEPETKTAVLETIDDVLKNLLCGSDIQSYCFLSTLLVMMGLLKGEGKIKKVSLVPGQLLCLEHAVQQHYFSQHHALLLNNFMSKNSDALKSCSAARERLSSALEKRCHDQH, via the exons ATGGCCTCAGATGACATTGCACAGCTGGCTGATGCTCTCTCCAAGACCCACGTCGGTGATGGAGAGTTGAGCTACAAAGGCCTGGGACTGAAGCTGGACAACGCAGAGTCAG tggAGGAGCTGGTCCGTGAGATAGAGCAGTACCAGGGTCTGAGAGCTCTCCGCCTGGAGGGGAACACATTCGGCGTGGAGGCGGCTCGAGCCATCGCCAAGGCTCTGGAGAGCAAAGACCTGCTCCAG AGATGCTACTGGAGCGACATGTTCACTGGAAGGCTGCGCTCTGAAATCCCAACCGCTCTG AGGTCACTCGGCAGTGCATTAATGAGCGCAGGGGCCAGGCTGACTGAGTTGGACCTCAGTGACAACGCTTTTGGGCCGGACGGCGTGAAGGGAATCGAACAGCTGCTGAAGAGCCCTTCCTGCCACACCCTGAGAGAGCTGAGGCTCAACAACTGTGGCATGGGGATCGGAGGGGGAAAG ATCTTGGCTGAAGCTCTGATCAACTGCCATAGACAATCATCCGCCCACGGATCTCAGTTTAAACTGAGAGTATTCATCGCTGGCAGGAATCGCCTGGAGAATGAAGGAGCCAGTGCCCTGGCCAAAGCCTTTCAG CTGATGGGCAGCCTGGAGGAAGTCCACATGCCCCAGAATGGCATCAACCATACAGGTGTGATGGCATTAGCTTCAGCCATGCGACACAACCCAGAGCTCCGTGTCCTCAACTTCAATGACAACACCTTCACCAAGAGGGGGACACTAGCCATGGTCCAG GCTCTGAGGTATCTGAGGAATGTCCAGGTCATCAACTTTGGCGACTGTCTGGTTCGCTCTGAAGGAGCCATCGCCCTCGCTGCAGTCTTGAGAGAGGGACTGCCGATCCTCAGG GAGGTGAACTTGTCATTCGGTGAGATCACAGAAGCGGCGGCGCTGGTGGTGGCTCAGGCTGTCATGGACAAACCTTACATGGAGAAAGTGGATCTGAACG GTAACTGTCTGGGAGAGGAAGGCTGTGAGGCTTTGAGAGAGACTATGGAGAACATGGACAAAGTCGACATGCTGGCATCACTcag CGACGATGAGGGAGAACCTGATGacgaggatgatgaagatgatgaggatgatgaagtgAGTGACGACTCTAATGAAGACAATGAAGACGATGAGGAAATTGTCAAGGAAAATGGAGTGTCCAGAAAAGACAAGAGTCCTGCAAAACTTCACAGCCCA GCAGAGATCACGTCTTTCCTCAGCTGCCCCTCTGTTGAGGAGCTTCTTCGGCTTGGAGAGATGAGGACAAACCTGATGCAACAG ATTGATGTATCTGACCCACATGAGGCTGCTGATGTCCTTCTGAAAATTGCTTCTTTGTACAACGAGGAACCAGAGACCAAGACAGCAGTTTTAGAGACTATCG ATGACGTGTTGAAAAACCTCCTCTGTGGTTCAGACATCCAGTCATACTGCTTCCTCTCCACACTGCTGGTGATGATGGGACTCCTGAAG GGAGAGGGGAAGATAAAAAAGGTGTCGCTGGTCCCAGGccagctgttgtgtttggagCACGCGGTCCAGCAGCACTACTTCTCCCAGCATCATGCCCTGCTGCTGAACAACTTCATGTCCAA GAATAGTGATGCTCTTAAGTCCTGCAGTGCTGCCAGAGAGAGGCTGAGCTCTGCCCTGGAGAAGAGGTGCCACGACCAACACTGA
- the chadlb gene encoding chondroadherin-like b, with translation MTHSHLCPDTLWVPLLCLLLFCVPAVHTAKCPQQCVCDQIQLTVTCINRNLTQVPPNADEITVKLDLRGNDIQELPTGAFKHTPYLTHLSLQRCNIRRVKEGAFRGLGRLVFLNLANNNIEILYQESFDGLSSLKQLMIDRNRVEEIQPGAFSQLGFLNLLSLTHNQLVYIPNMAFQGLQNIKWLRLSHNSLNYLDIEAFAGLFTLTRLSLDHNELQFFPTETMTRLPELTRLDLSYNPMTYLGEEAVSMAKLAQLFLDHMSLQDMANTAILKSPSLTHLDISYNQLRVIQPFSEGSPKLARLNMAGNPIYCNCYLRPLREWAIRGKVKLMGTCGGPAHLSGENLEAVYPPELRCQSQEAMLKAEFEEATRIAPPPTEEPQNKVKCPANCVCEAETHHSSCENRSHTKVPRGFSPNTRLLDLRGNHFHYIPSNSFPGVAQVVSLHLQRCKIVDVESGAFSGMKGLIYLYLSENDLTSLSPDAFKGLPQLTYLHLEKNRFTSFPKGAFKLVPSLLALHLENNAITKLESGILTGAEGLRALYLTGNAIDHISPRALDQASDLDTLHLGGNKLKEVPSEALSKTGNLRDLRLSGNSIRWVGPNTFRPLERSLKELYLDNMGLEKMSQNSLAGLGSGLRSLFLEGNQLEEVPDLHPLTSLEVINLAGNPLMCDCPLLPLRLWIEKVNLKVRATCSNPPELRGRRVKDVHAFKACPGGESLPSMPIITLKPAKAPKATKPKPMHLSGLRHVKMLKAKPKHHKSPNTKQAAAKKTKNVA, from the exons ATG ACGCACTCCCATCTCTGTCCTGACACCCTTTGGGTCCCActgctctgcctgctgctcttcTGCGTCCCTGCAGTACACACAGCTAAATGtccacagcagtgtgtgtgtgaccagatCCAGCTCACTGTGACCTGCATCAACAGGAACCTGACCCAAGTTCCTCCTAATGCTGATGAG ATCACAGTCAAGTTAGATCTTCGAGGCAATGATATCCAGGAACTTCCAACTGGGGCTTTCAAACACACGCCCTACCTGACTCACCTGTCGCTGCAGCGCTGTAACATCCGCAGGGTGAAGGAGGGGGCTTTCCGCGGCCTCGGTCGCTTGGTTTTCCTCAACCTGGCCAACAACAATATTGAGATCCTCTACCAG GAGTCGTTTGATGGTCTGTCATCGCTGAAGCAGCTTATGATTGACCGTAACCGTGTGGAAGAGATCCAGCCTGGAGCTTTCTCTCAGCTGGGATTCCTCAACCTGCTCTCCCTTACACACAATCAGCTGGTCTACATCCCCAACATGGCCTTCCAG GGCTTGCAGAACATCAAATGGCTGCGTCTCAGTCACAACTCTCTGAACTACCTGGACATTGAGGCCTTCGCTGGTCTGTTCACACTCACCCGTCTCAGTCTGGACCACAACGAGCTGCAGTTCTTTCCCACTGAGACCATGACTAG ACTACCTGAGTTGACTCGTCTGGATCTGAGTTATAACCCTATGACGTACCTCGGGGAAGAGGCAGTGTCCATGGCCAAGCTTGCCCAATTGTTCCTTGACCACATGTCCCTGCAGGACATGGCAAACACAGCTATTTTGAAGTCGCCCAGCCTCACCCACCTGGACATCAGCTACAACCAGCTGCGTGTCATCCAGCCATTCTCTGAAGGTTCACCGAAGCTGGCACGCCTCAACATGGCTGGGAACCCCATTTATTGCAACTGCTACCTGCGTCCCCTCAG AGAGTGGGCAATCCGTGGCAAGGTGAAGTTGATGGGGACATGTGGGGGACCAGCCCATCTCTCTGGAGAAAACCTGGAGGCCGTCTACCCTCCAGAGCTGCGGTGCCAGAGTCAGGAGGCCATGCTGAAGGCCGAGTTCGAGGAGGCAACCAGGATCGCACCACCGCCCACTGAAGAGCCACAGAACAAAGTCAAGTGTCCTGCCAACTGTGTCTGTGAG GCTGAGACGCACCATTCTTCATGTGAAAATCGCAGTCACACCAAAGTTCCAAGGGGTTTCTCTCCCAACACACGCCTCCTCGACCTGCGTGGCAACCACTTCCACTACATCCCTAGCAACAGTTTCCCCGGTGTCGCCCAGGTTGTGTCCCTTCACCTGCAGCGCTGCAAGATTGTGGACGTGGAAAGCGGTGCTTTCAGTGGGATGAAGGGACTGATCTACTTGTACCTGTCAGAGAATGACCTCACTTCTCTCAGCCCCGATGCCTTTAAAG GTCTTCCTCAACTGACTTACCTTCACCTGGAGAAAAACCGCTTCACCAGCTTCCCCAAAGGAGCCTTCAAACTAGTGCCCAGCCTTCTAGCACTTCACTTGGAGAACAACGCCATCACCAAGCTGGAGTCAGGCATCTTAACTGGTGCAGAGGGTCTCAGAGCTCTCTACCTCACTGGGAATGCAATTGATCACATCTCGCCCAGAGCTTTGGACCAAGCAAGCGACCTTGATACGCTCCACCTAGGAGGAAACAAGCTGAAGGAGGTACCCTCCGAAGCTCTGAGCAAGACAGGGAACCTCAGAGACCTGAGGCTGTCTGGGAATTCAATCCGCTGGGTGGGTCCAAACACTTTTCGTCCTCTGGAGAGGTCACTGAAGGAGCTGTATCTGGATAACATGGGACTGGAGAAG ATGTCGCAGAACTCCCTGGCAGGCCTGGGCTCTGGGTTGAGAAGCCTCTTTCTGGAGGGAAACCAGCTGGAGGAGGTGCCTGACCTCCACCCTCTCACTTCTTTGGAGGTCATCAACCTGGCGGGCAATCCTCTGATGTGTGACTGCCCTCTGCTGCCACTACGCTT GTGGATTGAGAAAGTAAACCTGAAGGTACGAGCCACCTGTAGCAATCCCCCTGAGCTGAGGGGTCGCAGGGTCAAGGACGTCCATGCCTTCAAAGCCTGCCCCGGAGGAGAGAGCCTCCCCTCCATGCCTATAATCACCCTAAAGCCTGCTAAGGCACCCAAGGCAACCAAACCCAAGCCAATGCACCTCAGTGGCCTCAGGCACGTCAAGATGCTCAAAGCCAAACCCAAACATCACAAGAGTCCGAACACCAAACAAGCAGCAGCCAAGAAAACCAAGAACGTGGCTTGA